The Candidatus Methanomethylicota archaeon genome includes the window CCTTCTTGGCGATGTCTTTCAATTCCCTTTATTGGGTTCCGAATTTATCTTTTCTCTTTTTGGGTTTTTAAGGTTTTTGGCATGGTTAATTCAGGAGTTATCATGGCATAAGCAAAACTTGCATTTAACTGATGTTGTTTGTGCCAATTGATGATAGAGTTGATGGTAAAGTTATTCGTGAATTTTTCGTCAATAGTCGAAAAGTATATCGACAATTTATAGTTAAATACTGAGTGAACTAAATTTTATGTATGTTTGAGCCACTCTATGAATTCGTTTAGTTTTGTTGGTTTTATGTATTTGAATGGGTTTGATATTGCTTGTAGTTTTTCTGTGAGTTTTTTGTCTTTTAGGTTTGCTATGTATATGTTTGTTTCGTCTATTGTTAGTTGTCCTAGTCCTCTGCTTTTTCCTCCTCCAATTGTTATTCCTAGTTCGTTTATGTATTGTAGTGTGTTTGCGAGTAGTTTTGAGTCTTCTTCTCTTGGTTTTAGGTTGCATGCTATGAACATTAGTTTTATTTTTGCTTTTGGTAGTATTTCTGTGAAGTATAGGTGTCCTTCCCTTACTTTGCCGCTCCTCCTATCTATGGCTATTCCTGGTCTCTCGTTTATTTCACCTTTCACTAGTGAATCTGAAAATCTCAGTTTTGATGCTAGGTATCCATTCCCGTACAGCTTCCCTATTGGGCAATTTATTGCTAGAATGGCTTCAGTAAATCTTCTCCAAACCTCCTTACCATCTTCACTATATTTATTTAATTCCTCTTTTTCTTCTTTGAATCCCAATTCATATATCAGTTCTTCTAATCGTT containing:
- a CDS encoding RAMP superfamily CRISPR-associated protein, producing MTIIKHLNPIETKIIGIITFKTETPIHIGSMGAEVRRSFLKLKNEMLVIPSSTWKGAFRAISETIAKNMNFNEIANKSVKYYSEGAGGIRYVPKAKEEEDDFNKLKGELMELHKGLRKEVYGLTKERLEELIYELGFKEEKEELNKYSEDGKEVWRRFTEAILAINCPIGKLYGNGYLASKLRFSDSLVKGEINERPGIAIDRRSGKVREGHLYFTEILPKAKIKLMFIACNLKPREEDSKLLANTLQYINELGITIGGGKSRGLGQLTIDETNIYIANLKDKKLTEKLQAISNPFKYIKPTKLNEFIEWLKHT